A single window of Algiphilus sp. DNA harbors:
- a CDS encoding OB-fold domain-containing protein, producing the protein MSEDKPTRLAPIVTPDAKFFWEAADREELVCQRSRATGEFLFPPRPMCPDTHSVDIEVAPLSGRGRVVSWVKPVHPPAFGFKEPPTVAVIELEEGVRFVSNVIDIAFEDITRDMPVEVCFVPTMNNHKVPVFRPASN; encoded by the coding sequence ATGAGCGAAGACAAACCGACGCGGCTCGCGCCGATCGTCACCCCCGACGCCAAGTTCTTCTGGGAAGCAGCCGATCGCGAGGAACTCGTCTGCCAGCGCAGCCGGGCGACCGGGGAGTTCCTCTTCCCGCCGCGGCCGATGTGCCCCGATACCCACAGCGTGGATATCGAGGTCGCGCCGCTGTCCGGCCGCGGCAGGGTGGTGAGCTGGGTCAAGCCGGTGCATCCGCCGGCCTTCGGCTTCAAGGAGCCGCCGACCGTCGCCGTGATCGAGCTCGAGGAGGGGGTGCGCTTCGTGTCGAACGTCATCGACATCGCCTTCGAGGACATCACCCGCGACATGCCGGTCGAGGTCTGCTTCGTGCCGACCATGAACAATCACAAGGTGCCGGTCTTCCGGCCTGCATCCAACTGA
- a CDS encoding CoA transferase produces the protein MAGVLADIKVLDLTWGIAGPMATMLMADHGADVTKIEPPGGDPFRDQLGYRTWQRGKKRAELDLKKPEDLEVLLALADQADVLVESYAPGVTARLGIDYDTLAARNPRLIYCSITGYGRDTEHSDRPAYDALVMARTGMLWEQRGWPEGALNHLAGREDPFADAEIPTEWTQGADREGPLMPSSHWPSLGAFFNASMGINAALRAREHTGRGQHVETSLFQGVLAGCAGVWQRAENIDYPGFDSWILSSRSPKGHFRCSDGRWIHNWVPNPRFILEASKGETLVANPDLSVQNDPDRFGTGPEELLVMAHYHPILQDAVAKFPANEWVKAAAEGGMTMQDVRSVEESLADPLFLQDGCVAEFEDPDLGTVRGVGQTYKMSANKNTIDHRVAKVGEHNGAVRKQAVQGRPAPAGATKGGKLGAPLEGVKVLDLGMAIAGPFGCQLLADLGAEVIKVNGLYDMFWHRVHIAFMSNRGKRSITLNVKDPRSLEVLHKLVADADVVHHNMRYDAAERLKIDYESLKQVNPKIIYCHTRGFETGPRQPLPGNDQTGACLTGIQYEDGGMHNGGKPLWSFTSFGDTGNGFLSAVAVMQALYHRDRTGEGQFVDTSIVNAGLLNTSYALARPDGTGFDRPRLDGQQFGFSAGHRVYQTAEGWLCFVLVSEAHWDGLFTTLGLADLAADSRFADADARRANDAALAEAIGSALMQDTAEAWFGKLDAAGVPVEIVSETFSKTLHDTPEFQKRKWVCSFDHPHVGRLDQIGLLVDLSETPGVIQQRPLLVGEHTKEMLAGMGYSEEQMTEMEEQFAIGFEGMPRMPTRPAA, from the coding sequence ATGGCTGGAGTACTCGCAGACATCAAGGTGCTGGACCTCACGTGGGGCATCGCGGGCCCGATGGCCACGATGCTGATGGCCGATCACGGTGCCGACGTGACCAAGATCGAGCCGCCGGGCGGCGACCCGTTCCGGGACCAGCTGGGCTATCGGACCTGGCAGCGCGGCAAGAAGCGCGCCGAGCTCGACCTCAAGAAGCCGGAGGATCTCGAGGTGCTGCTGGCACTTGCCGATCAGGCCGATGTCCTGGTCGAGAGCTATGCGCCCGGCGTCACCGCGCGCCTCGGCATCGACTACGACACGCTCGCGGCGCGCAACCCGCGGCTGATCTACTGCTCGATCACCGGCTACGGTCGCGACACCGAGCACAGCGACCGGCCGGCCTACGACGCGCTGGTCATGGCGCGCACCGGCATGCTCTGGGAGCAGCGCGGCTGGCCCGAGGGCGCGCTCAACCATCTCGCCGGACGCGAGGACCCCTTCGCCGACGCCGAGATCCCCACCGAGTGGACCCAGGGCGCGGACCGCGAAGGGCCGCTGATGCCGTCCTCGCACTGGCCGAGCCTGGGCGCCTTCTTCAATGCCTCGATGGGCATCAACGCGGCGCTGCGCGCGCGCGAGCACACCGGTCGCGGTCAGCACGTCGAGACCTCGCTGTTCCAGGGTGTTCTGGCGGGCTGCGCCGGCGTCTGGCAGCGCGCCGAGAACATCGACTACCCGGGCTTCGACTCCTGGATCCTGTCGAGCCGCTCCCCCAAGGGACACTTCCGGTGCTCGGACGGGCGCTGGATCCACAACTGGGTGCCGAACCCGCGTTTCATCCTGGAGGCCTCGAAGGGCGAAACGCTCGTGGCGAATCCGGACCTCTCGGTGCAGAACGACCCGGACCGCTTCGGCACCGGGCCCGAGGAGCTGCTGGTGATGGCGCACTATCACCCCATCCTGCAGGACGCGGTGGCTAAGTTCCCGGCCAACGAGTGGGTCAAGGCGGCGGCCGAGGGCGGCATGACCATGCAGGACGTGCGCTCGGTCGAGGAATCGCTCGCCGATCCGCTGTTCCTGCAGGACGGCTGCGTCGCCGAGTTCGAGGACCCGGATCTCGGGACCGTGCGCGGCGTCGGCCAGACCTACAAGATGAGTGCGAACAAGAACACCATCGACCACCGCGTGGCGAAGGTGGGCGAGCACAATGGCGCCGTCCGCAAGCAGGCCGTGCAGGGCAGGCCCGCGCCGGCCGGCGCCACCAAGGGCGGCAAGCTGGGCGCGCCGCTGGAGGGCGTCAAGGTGCTCGATCTGGGCATGGCCATTGCCGGACCCTTCGGCTGCCAGCTGCTCGCCGACCTGGGCGCCGAGGTCATCAAGGTCAACGGCCTCTACGACATGTTCTGGCACCGCGTGCACATCGCCTTCATGTCGAATCGCGGCAAGCGCAGCATCACGCTCAACGTCAAGGACCCGCGCTCGCTGGAGGTGCTGCACAAGCTGGTGGCCGACGCCGATGTCGTGCATCACAACATGCGCTACGACGCCGCCGAGCGCCTGAAGATCGACTACGAGTCGCTCAAGCAGGTCAATCCGAAGATCATCTACTGCCACACGCGCGGCTTCGAGACCGGCCCGCGTCAGCCGCTGCCCGGCAACGACCAGACCGGCGCCTGCCTGACCGGCATCCAGTACGAGGACGGCGGCATGCACAACGGCGGCAAGCCGCTGTGGAGCTTCACCTCCTTCGGCGATACCGGCAACGGCTTCCTGTCGGCCGTGGCGGTCATGCAGGCGCTGTATCACCGCGACCGTACCGGTGAGGGCCAGTTCGTGGACACTTCGATCGTCAATGCCGGCCTGCTCAACACTTCCTACGCGCTGGCGCGGCCCGACGGCACCGGCTTCGACCGACCCAGGCTCGACGGCCAGCAGTTCGGCTTTTCGGCCGGGCACCGCGTCTACCAGACCGCCGAGGGCTGGCTCTGCTTCGTGCTGGTCAGCGAGGCGCACTGGGACGGCCTCTTCACCACGCTCGGGCTGGCCGATCTTGCGGCCGACAGCCGCTTCGCCGATGCCGACGCGCGCAGGGCCAATGACGCCGCGCTCGCCGAGGCCATCGGCAGCGCGCTCATGCAGGACACCGCGGAAGCCTGGTTCGGCAAGCTCGATGCTGCCGGGGTTCCGGTGGAGATCGTGTCCGAGACCTTCTCGAAGACGCTCCACGACACCCCGGAGTTCCAGAAGCGCAAGTGGGTCTGCTCCTTCGACCACCCGCACGTCGGCCGGCTCGACCAGATCGGTCTCCTGGTCGATCTCTCGGAGACGCCCGGCGTCATTCAGCAGCGTCCGCTGCTGGTCGGCGAGCACACCAAGGAGATGCTCGCCGGGATGGGCTACAGCGAGGAACAGATGACCGAGATGGAGGAGCAGTTCGCCATCGGCTTCGAGGGCATGCCGCGCATGCCCACGCGCCCGGCGGCCTGA
- a CDS encoding NAD-dependent epimerase/dehydratase family protein, giving the protein MIEARQDGVQGPPTLVLGGSGFLGAHVVRQLCEQRRPLRVLARRNSNLALIDGLPVERVVGDVLDPDSLARAMQGVEVVHHCVVDARAWLRDPDPLFRVNVEGMENALRAAEAAGVRRFVFTSTYGTIAPRADGGTSDERDHYDIIDDLPPYIRCRIEAERRFFAHIAASRMEGVAGCVATTFGAGDLLPTPQGRLIDDASRGRMPFYWDGGTCALGIEDAARGMILAERHGASGARYIFSERWLGYREMFMHAARWAGRCGPRFRFPDALMLPMADAVEWMAARLDRENRFNRDAIRCSTMLSRCTAARARSELGWEPTPVWEAVNAALVDFRARRAR; this is encoded by the coding sequence GTGATCGAAGCGCGGCAGGACGGCGTCCAGGGCCCGCCCACGCTGGTGCTGGGCGGCTCGGGCTTTCTCGGTGCGCATGTCGTGCGCCAGCTCTGCGAACAGCGGCGCCCGCTGCGGGTGCTGGCCCGTCGGAACAGCAATCTGGCGCTCATCGATGGCCTGCCGGTGGAGCGCGTCGTGGGCGACGTGCTGGACCCGGACAGCCTTGCGCGCGCCATGCAGGGCGTCGAGGTCGTCCATCACTGTGTGGTTGATGCGCGCGCCTGGCTGCGCGATCCGGATCCACTGTTCCGGGTCAACGTCGAGGGCATGGAGAACGCGCTGCGCGCGGCCGAGGCCGCCGGGGTGCGGCGCTTCGTCTTCACCAGCACCTACGGCACCATCGCACCGCGCGCCGACGGCGGGACGTCGGACGAGCGCGACCACTACGACATCATCGACGATCTCCCGCCCTACATCCGGTGTCGCATCGAAGCCGAGCGCCGGTTCTTCGCGCACATCGCGGCCAGCCGCATGGAAGGCGTCGCTGGCTGCGTGGCGACCACCTTCGGCGCCGGCGATCTGCTGCCGACGCCGCAGGGCAGGCTGATCGACGATGCCAGTCGGGGCCGCATGCCGTTCTACTGGGATGGCGGGACCTGTGCGCTCGGCATCGAGGATGCGGCCCGCGGCATGATCCTCGCCGAGCGGCACGGGGCCTCGGGCGCGCGCTACATCTTCTCCGAGCGCTGGCTCGGCTACCGCGAGATGTTCATGCATGCGGCCCGCTGGGCGGGACGGTGCGGCCCCCGGTTTCGCTTCCCGGACGCGCTGATGCTGCCCATGGCCGATGCGGTGGAGTGGATGGCCGCCCGGCTGGATCGCGAGAATCGCTTCAACCGGGATGCCATCCGTTGCTCGACGATGCTGAGCCGCTGCACGGCCGCGCGTGCCCGGTCCGAGCTCGGCTGGGAACCGACCCCGGTCTGGGAAGCGGTGAACGCGGCGCTGGTCGACTTCCGGGCCCGGCGCGCGCGGTAG
- a CDS encoding lipid-transfer protein, translating into MTAKNVERQAAIAGIGATEFSKESGRSELQLAAECSLAACQDAGVAPADIDGMITFTIDNSDEINLARSLGVKDLAYSGRIPGGGAAAAATLYHAMALVDAGLCHNVLIWRAMNERSQYRFGQNQQQQVQSGNSTGSLLWCVPFGAMTPGSWAALAARPYMETYGLTNADFAPLSVQQRAYAATNPNAWFYERPITIDDHQNSKWIVDPVLRMLDCCQESDGGVAILVTSMERARDLKQPPVRILGATQSIPYNVEVISNYYHDDLTVMPEAEGTAKRLWAQTGLKPSDMQAAMIYDAFTPQVFMQLEAFGFCGRGEARDFVKSEIGPGGSLPVNTHGGLLGEAYIHGMNSMAEGVRQIRGSSVNQVDGAQNVLVTSGMAGAVLGRA; encoded by the coding sequence ATGACTGCCAAGAACGTAGAAAGACAAGCCGCCATCGCCGGCATCGGCGCCACCGAGTTCTCCAAGGAATCGGGCCGCAGCGAGCTGCAGCTGGCCGCCGAGTGCTCGCTGGCTGCCTGCCAGGACGCCGGCGTGGCGCCGGCGGACATCGACGGCATGATCACCTTCACCATCGACAACAGCGACGAGATCAACCTCGCTCGCTCGCTGGGGGTGAAGGATCTGGCGTATTCCGGCCGCATTCCGGGCGGCGGCGCCGCGGCCGCAGCGACGCTGTACCACGCCATGGCCCTGGTCGATGCCGGCCTCTGCCACAACGTGTTGATCTGGCGGGCGATGAACGAGCGCAGCCAGTACCGCTTCGGCCAGAACCAGCAGCAGCAGGTCCAGTCGGGCAACAGTACCGGTTCGCTGCTGTGGTGCGTGCCCTTCGGCGCGATGACGCCCGGCTCCTGGGCGGCGCTGGCGGCGCGGCCGTACATGGAGACCTACGGCCTGACCAATGCCGACTTCGCGCCGCTGTCGGTGCAGCAGCGCGCCTACGCGGCCACCAATCCCAACGCCTGGTTCTACGAGCGGCCGATCACCATCGACGACCACCAGAACTCGAAGTGGATCGTCGACCCGGTGCTGCGCATGCTGGACTGCTGCCAGGAGTCGGACGGCGGCGTTGCCATCCTGGTCACCTCCATGGAACGCGCGCGCGACCTGAAGCAGCCGCCGGTGCGCATCCTCGGCGCCACCCAGTCGATCCCGTACAACGTCGAGGTGATCTCGAACTACTACCACGACGACCTCACGGTCATGCCGGAGGCCGAGGGCACCGCAAAGCGTCTCTGGGCGCAGACCGGGCTCAAGCCTTCCGACATGCAGGCGGCGATGATCTACGACGCCTTCACGCCGCAGGTCTTCATGCAGCTCGAGGCCTTCGGCTTCTGCGGGCGCGGCGAGGCCCGGGACTTCGTGAAGTCGGAGATCGGCCCCGGCGGCAGCCTGCCGGTGAACACGCACGGCGGCCTGCTCGGCGAGGCCTACATCCACGGCATGAACAGCATGGCCGAGGGCGTGCGCCAGATCCGCGGCAGCTCGGTCAACCAGGTCGACGGCGCCCAGAACGTGCTGGTGACTTCCGGCATGGCCGGCGCCGTGCTGGGTCGCGCCTGA